One stretch of Punica granatum isolate Tunisia-2019 chromosome 5, ASM765513v2, whole genome shotgun sequence DNA includes these proteins:
- the LOC116208279 gene encoding B3 domain-containing transcription factor VRN1-like — translation MPMASKRRRGAVKLQHGSFRSAIPRFFKVMVGESLDRSRIEIPPKFIRKYGDRLPHLVLLKAQNGESFRVKVEEAEGKVWLGRGWRKFESHYAIMEGSFLVFQLERSDVLRVLIFDSSATEIAYPPANRSHNQRPMLNNEAEESGDDDDDALLEGRDASEPAQKRSRRSRRFQRSMPTKQLPIEDSDDSSTYLPSEQSAESESETESSELEYRRTTSRWKRATLGQSLRGVTGPRPRIVEKPLPPSSHKALEVAKRFQPKCPGFLVRLRASYVRSGGISINSKFMKENNCRTGEGLVYLMHREQPWPVKMFCYTEEHRGKFCAGWLKFLKENHLRNGDVCVFELVKKNVFEVHFFRCSAYS, via the exons ATGCCAATGGCTTCCAAGCGCAGACGAGGAGCCGTGAAGCTTCAGCATGGATCCTTCCGGTCGGCGATCCCTCGGTTTTTCAAGGTCATGGTGGGCGAGTCGCTCGATCGCAGTAGAATC GAGATTCCGCCAAAGTTTATCAGAAAATACGGGGATCGTCTCCCGCATTTGGTGCTGCTCAAGGCCCAGAATGGCGAGTCCTTCCGAGTGAAAGTGGAAGAGGCTGAAGGGAAAGTTTGGCTCGGGAGAGGCTGGAGAAAGTTCGAAAGCCACTATGCTATAATGGAGGGATCATTTCTCGTGTTTCAACTGGAACGCAGCGATGTCCTCCGTGTGCTGATATTCGACTCGAGTGCCACAGAGATTGCTTACCCCCCTGCAAACCGTAGTCACAACCAACGGCCGATGCTGAACAATGAGGCAGAGGAATCtggagatgatgatgatgatgcttTACTGGAGGGCAGAGATGCATCTGAGCCTGCGCAGAAGAGAAGCCGACGTAGTCGACGGTTTCAACGTTCAATGCCTACTAAACAACTCCCGATCGAAGACAGTGATGATTCTTCTACATATTTGCCGAGTGAGCAATCTGCAGAATCAGAATCTGAAACTGAAAGTTCAGAACTTGAATATAGGAGGACTACAAGTAGATGGAAACGGGCGACGCTGGGCCAGTCATTGCGAGGGGTAACTG GTCCGAGGCCTCGAATTGTGGAGAAGCCTCTACCTCCGAGTTCTCACAAAGCGCTCGAGGTAGCAAAGAGGTTCCAACCTAAGTGTCCTGGATTTCTAGTCCGGCTGCGAGCATCGTACGTGAGGAGCGGAGGCATA AGCATAAATTCCAAATTCATGAAGGAGAACAACTGCAGAACCGGGGAGGGTCTTGTGTATTTGATGCATAGGGAACAGCCGTGGCCCGTGAAGATGTTTTGCTATACAGAGGAACACCGAGGCAAGTTCTGTGCTGGTTGGCTTAAGTTCCTAAAGGAGAATCATCTTCGCAATGGAGATGTCTGTGTTTTCGAGCTCGTCAAGAAGAATGTCTTTGAAGTTCACTTCTTCAGGTGTTCAGCTTATTCTTAG
- the LOC116208278 gene encoding protein SENSITIVE TO PROTON RHIZOTOXICITY 1-like yields MAHSGEPPQIPLELPSGGASSSSGPAVGSADPRVPLLNLSTVRMRMDSVQQFLSQSLNSNTLLSGEQMDLVSSEIVSAIHQIIVNGAALLSCSQQAPENPGSKPAAVAAAAAAVEESGDRKLPVKSPIGRPPTGDLKVEEGVLTTMKDEKDELVGDCEIVELDSVELLAEHTHFCDICGKGFKRDANLRMHMRAHGNQFKTPEALARPDSQCPEPSPSTKRSRFSCPFEGCNRNKAHKKFRPLKSVVCVKNHFKRSHCPKMYSCNRCNKKSFSVLADLRSHMKHCGEAKWKCSCGASFSRKDKLFGHMALFEGHMPAVADDDDKRNEATAVEEEEDEDMLLKDEELTRNSLDDGIFKRLLDGFGSVDFYCLRDILSPANELGSGNGISMFSDT; encoded by the exons ATGGCACACTCCGGCGAACCTCCCCAGATCCCCTTGGAGCTCCCCTCCGGTGGCGCCTCGTCCTCCTCCGGCCCCGCCGTCGGCAGCGCTGACCCCCGAGTCCCGCTCCTCAACCTCTCCACAGTCCGCATGAGGATGGACTCCGTGCAGCAGTTCCTGTCGCAGTCGCTCAACAGCAACACTCTCCTCAGCGGGGAGCAGATGGACTTGGTCTCCTCCGAGATCGTCTCCGCCATCCACCAGATCATCGTCAATGGCGCCGCTCTCCTCTCCTGCTCTCAGCAGGCCCCGGAGAATCCCGGCAGCAAGCCTGCAGCggtggcggcggcggcggcggccgTGGAGGAGTCCGGAGACCGGAAGCTGCCGGTCAAGAGCCCGATTGGGAGGCCTCCTACTGGCGATTTGAAGGTCGAGGAGGGCGTCCTCACCACGATGAAGGACGAGAAGGATGAACTTGTCGGAGATTGCGAGATCGTGGAGCTCGATTCCGTTGAGCTTCTTGCGGAGCACACTCACTTCTGTGATATCTGCGGGAAGGGTTTCAAGAGAGACGCTAACCTGAGGATGCACATGAGAGCCCACGGGAATCAGTTCAAGACCCCGGAGGCGTTGGCCAGGCCCGATAGCCAGTGCCCTGAGCCTTCTCCTTCGACGAAGAGGAGCCGGTTTTCGTGTCCTTTCGAGGG GTGCAACAGAAATAAGGCACACAAGAAGTTTCGGCCTCTCAAGTCTGTGGTCTGCGTGAAGAATCACTTTAAGAGGAGCCATTGCCCGAAGATGTACTCGTGCAACCGCTGCAACAAGAAGAGCTTCTCTGTGTTGGCTGATTTGAGGAGCCATATGAAGCACTGTGGTGAGGCCAAGTGGAAGTGCTCCTGCGGGGCGAGCTTCTCGAGGAAGGACAAGTTGTTCGGGCACATGGCCCTGTTTGAGGGGCACATGCCCGCTGTCGCTGATGATGACGACAAGAGGAATGAGGCTACTGCTgtagaggaggaagaagatgaggacaTGCTGTTGAAAGATGAGGAATTAACCCGGAATTCTTTGGATGACGGGATCTTCAAAAGGTTGCTAGATGGGTTCGGCTCGGTCGACTTTTACTGCTTACGGGACATCCTTTCCCCAGCTAATGAATTGGGAAGTGGAAACGGCATCAGCATGTTCTCTGATACTTGA